In a single window of the Rattus norvegicus strain BN/NHsdMcwi chromosome 6, GRCr8, whole genome shotgun sequence genome:
- the Entr1l1 gene encoding endosome-associated-trafficking regulator 1-like — protein sequence MSGYARRQGAPPLSRTRSLVVPDDFGYGKGKCTKQGPSGAHETRFGGDKLEDLEEANPFSFKEFLKTKNLSLSKEDTATSRIYQKEASRHPLGLDHNSPVSQPMGYGLEYQQPFFEDPTRASNLEEDEEDGWSRAYLPSAVEQTHSTRATQNSSPCGTYLSFFSNASELAGPESLPPWTLSDTDSRLSPASPAGNPNVDFAAHEESLGDRHLRTLQLSYEALKDENSKLRRKLSEVQSFSETQTEMVRTLERRLEAKMIKEESDFHDLESVVQQVEQNLELMTAQLSNFKRENEALRSGQGASLTVVKQNTDVALQNLHVVMNSAHASIKQLVSGAETLNLVTEILKSIHRITEVKDEADS from the coding sequence ATGTCGGGCTACGCGCGGCGGCAGGGCGCGCCCCCACTATCGCGGACGCGGAGCCTCGTAGTTCCCGACGATTTTGGCTATGGAAAGGGGAAATGTACTAAACAAGGTCCCTCGGGAGCCCATGAGACGCGCTTTGGAGGTGACAAACTTGAAGACCTTGAAGAAGCCAATCCATTCTCCTTCAAAGAGTTTTTGAAAACCAAGAACCTCAGCCTGTCAAAAGAAGACACAGCCACCAGTCGAATTTACCAGAAGGAGGCCTCGAGGCACCCACTGGGACTAGACCACAACTCCCCTGTCTCCCAGCCCATGGGATATGGCCTGGAATATCAGCAGCCATTTTTTGAAGACCCAACAAGAGCCAGCAACctagaggaggatgaagaggacgGGTGGAGCAGAGCCTACCTGCCGTCTGCCGTGGAGCAGACTCACTCCACGAGAGCCACGCAGAACTCATCGCCCTGTGGCACctacctttccttcttttccaacGCGTCAGAGCTGGCAGGTCCTGAGTCTTTGCCCCCATGGACACTGAGTGACACTGACTCCAGGCTCTCCCCAGCGTCTCCAGCTGGGAATCCTAATGTAGACTTTGCAGCTCATGAAGAATCCTTAGGGGACAGACACCTGCGGACGCTGCAGTTAAGTTACGAAGCACTGAAAGATGAAAACTCTAAGCTCAGAAGAAAGCTAAGTGAGGTTCAGAGCTTCTCTGAAACTCAAACAGAAATGGTGAGGACGCTCGAACGGAGGTTGGAGGCGAAGATGATCAAGGAAGAGAGTGACTTCCATGACCTGGAGTCAGTAGTCCAGCAAGTCGAACAGAACCTCGAACTGATGACCGCACAGCTCTCCAACTTCAAGCGAGAAAACGAAGCCCTGCGGTCAGGCCAGGGTGCCAGCCTTACCGTGGTGAAGCAGAACACCGATGTGGCCTTGCAGAACCTCCATGTTGTCATGAACAGTGCACACGCATCTATAAAGCAGCTGGTGTCTGGAGCAGAGACACTGAACCTTGTTACTGAAATCCTCAAGTCTATCCACAGAATTACTGAAGTTAAGGATGAGGCAGACTCTTGA